The following are from one region of the Georgenia sp. M64 genome:
- a CDS encoding ATP-binding cassette domain-containing protein: MTPSAILAVRGLTKDFRSGPSVVHAVRDVDLDVGGGEVVLVMGPSGSGKTTLLLMLGALLRPTSGNVTVQGPVGPVDVTAAGERALPALRAVTFGFVFQDYALLGALTAAENVEVACTLAGVAGRAASARAASLLDRVGLADRARFRPAQLSGGEQQRVAVARALANDPQVLLADEPTANLDAAHGRDLARLLRVLADEGRAVVIVSHDTRLREIADRVLWLEDGQFRELASLARDPVCGMDVERTGPHLERGGVIYWFCSAGCRDEFTEGSRREPLHRHRMPAEPRTGGARSNGATEGTRGT; encoded by the coding sequence ATGACACCTTCTGCGATCCTTGCCGTGCGCGGACTGACCAAGGACTTCCGGTCCGGGCCGAGCGTCGTGCACGCGGTGCGGGACGTCGACCTGGACGTCGGCGGCGGTGAGGTCGTCCTGGTCATGGGTCCGAGCGGCTCGGGCAAGACCACCCTGCTGCTCATGCTCGGAGCGCTGCTACGTCCCACCTCCGGGAACGTCACCGTGCAAGGCCCGGTGGGCCCGGTGGACGTCACCGCCGCCGGGGAGCGCGCGCTACCGGCCCTGCGGGCCGTCACGTTCGGGTTCGTCTTCCAGGACTACGCACTGCTGGGCGCGTTGACCGCGGCGGAGAACGTCGAGGTGGCCTGCACCCTCGCCGGGGTCGCGGGCCGGGCGGCCTCCGCACGGGCGGCTTCCCTCCTCGACCGGGTCGGGCTCGCCGACCGCGCCCGGTTCCGGCCCGCGCAGCTCTCCGGCGGGGAGCAGCAGCGCGTCGCCGTCGCCAGAGCCCTGGCCAACGACCCGCAGGTCCTGCTGGCGGACGAACCCACCGCCAACCTCGACGCCGCACACGGACGCGACCTCGCCCGGCTGCTGCGGGTGCTCGCTGACGAGGGCAGGGCCGTCGTCATCGTCAGCCACGACACCCGCCTGCGCGAGATCGCCGACCGGGTGCTGTGGCTGGAGGACGGCCAGTTCCGTGAGCTCGCATCCCTGGCGCGGGACCCGGTCTGCGGCATGGATGTCGAGCGCACCGGCCCGCACCTCGAGCGGGGTGGAGTCATCTACTGGTTCTGCTCAGCGGGCTGCCGCGACGAGTTCACCGAGGGCTCCCGGAGGGAACCGCTCCATCGGCACAGGATGCCTGCCGAACCGCGGACGGGGGGCGCGCGGTCGAACGGTGCGACCGAGGGCACACGGGGCACCTGA
- a CDS encoding ABC transporter permease: protein MSHLRLLTDLRRRVPLGRRVLFGDRRRGVLTITGVAVALLLVLVLDALRVGALERVTAYIRTSSADVVVSQEGVRTMHMSASALPEDTAEKAAAVPGVAWAVPVAFTSTAVDGPDGRLLTYLIGYDTLTGRGGPVRIEEGRAPGRGEALVDDAAASALGLAVGSAATVQGVPLTVVGLASGGTSITNTTVFVSAEQFADLVAPTVSYVLVAGDGSAHSDELAAEVEKVLPGTTVQTREQFIASESAVVGDMSADLLTLMDLVGYLIALAVIALGLMTSTLDRLRDYGVLKALGAPTRRLAGTVTSQVLWITGLAVAIATMLAVVLSALVPLLASTVGLSVTAGSVASAAIGALAAGLAGALIPVWRLARIDAATAFRSSR, encoded by the coding sequence ATGAGCCACCTCCGGCTTCTCACGGACCTTCGCCGACGGGTACCCCTGGGTCGCCGGGTGCTCTTCGGTGACCGGCGGCGCGGGGTTCTCACCATCACGGGGGTGGCCGTGGCGCTCCTGCTGGTCCTCGTCCTCGATGCCCTCAGGGTCGGTGCCCTGGAGCGCGTCACGGCCTACATCCGAACCTCGAGCGCCGACGTCGTCGTGTCCCAGGAGGGCGTGCGCACCATGCACATGAGTGCTTCCGCGCTCCCCGAGGACACCGCGGAGAAGGCGGCCGCCGTCCCTGGGGTGGCGTGGGCGGTGCCGGTGGCGTTCACCTCCACCGCTGTCGATGGCCCCGACGGACGCCTGCTCACCTACCTCATCGGCTACGACACGCTGACCGGCCGTGGCGGCCCGGTGCGCATCGAGGAGGGACGGGCCCCCGGGCGGGGAGAGGCCCTGGTCGACGACGCCGCTGCCTCGGCGCTGGGCCTGGCCGTCGGTTCGGCCGCCACGGTGCAGGGTGTCCCGCTGACCGTCGTCGGTCTCGCCTCGGGTGGCACGAGCATCACCAACACCACCGTCTTCGTCTCCGCCGAGCAGTTCGCTGATCTCGTCGCGCCCACGGTCTCCTACGTCCTGGTCGCCGGCGACGGTTCGGCGCACTCCGATGAGCTGGCTGCGGAGGTGGAGAAGGTGCTCCCGGGAACCACCGTGCAGACACGGGAGCAGTTCATCGCCTCGGAGTCCGCCGTCGTCGGCGACATGAGTGCCGACCTGCTCACGCTGATGGACCTCGTCGGGTACCTGATCGCGCTGGCCGTCATCGCACTCGGCCTCATGACGTCGACCCTGGACCGGTTGCGTGACTACGGCGTCCTCAAGGCACTGGGAGCGCCCACCCGCCGGCTCGCCGGAACGGTGACCAGCCAGGTGCTCTGGATCACCGGCCTCGCCGTCGCGATCGCGACGATGCTGGCGGTGGTCCTCTCGGCCCTGGTGCCCCTCCTCGCTTCCACGGTAGGGCTCAGCGTGACGGCAGGAAGCGTCGCGAGCGCCGCGATCGGCGCCCTCGCGGCGGGCCTCGCCGGCGCCCTGATCCCCGTCTGGCGTCTCGCTCGGATCGACGCCGCCACAGCCTTCCGGAGCTCACGATGA
- a CDS encoding ABC transporter permease, which translates to MTARPGRLVAGVLAIGLALMMILLLDGLWAGVQERATTYEDHLGADLVVVAPGTESLFSDRSTLPAELADVVAAVPGVTGTSRARTMYTILELHGDKAAAAVVGFAPGGPGEPWDLAEGRAPADGEVAVDRLLSQEHGLALALGDTLPLMGRNLTVVGLTDDTAMFMTPLVFVTESTLTDVLGAAGTTGVVLVTTGNPEATAERLRSQGLTVRTPEELAGAARELTTRIFGVPIRLMVAVAFAAGVLIVALVSYTIVAEHRRDLGVLKAIGAPAARLRLVTLTLTLGFSVVGALVAVGLLVVARLAVSAWQPAFIVAVTPAALGRTAAAAAAMALLAAWVPARQVSRVDAATAFRSGS; encoded by the coding sequence ATGACTGCGCGCCCGGGGCGGCTGGTTGCCGGTGTGCTCGCGATCGGGCTGGCGCTGATGATGATCCTGCTCCTGGACGGCCTGTGGGCAGGCGTGCAGGAGCGCGCGACCACCTACGAGGACCACCTCGGGGCGGATCTCGTCGTGGTGGCGCCCGGGACGGAGTCGCTCTTCTCCGATCGCAGCACCCTCCCGGCCGAGCTCGCCGACGTCGTCGCTGCCGTGCCCGGCGTGACCGGGACCAGCCGGGCCCGGACGATGTACACGATCCTCGAGCTGCACGGCGACAAGGCAGCGGCCGCCGTCGTCGGCTTCGCTCCGGGTGGACCTGGGGAGCCGTGGGACCTCGCCGAGGGCCGCGCCCCGGCGGACGGCGAGGTCGCCGTCGACCGGCTGCTGTCCCAGGAGCACGGGCTCGCGCTCGCGCTCGGCGACACCCTGCCGCTGATGGGGCGCAACCTCACCGTCGTGGGTCTCACCGACGACACGGCGATGTTCATGACGCCGCTCGTCTTCGTCACCGAGTCGACGCTGACCGACGTCCTCGGCGCTGCAGGCACGACCGGTGTCGTCCTGGTGACCACCGGAAACCCGGAAGCCACGGCCGAGCGCCTGCGGTCGCAGGGACTGACGGTGCGCACCCCCGAGGAGCTGGCCGGTGCCGCACGTGAGTTGACGACACGGATCTTCGGTGTGCCGATCAGGCTGATGGTCGCCGTGGCCTTCGCCGCGGGCGTCCTCATCGTCGCGCTCGTCTCCTACACCATTGTCGCGGAGCACCGCCGCGACCTGGGTGTCCTCAAGGCCATCGGTGCGCCGGCCGCGCGCCTGCGGCTCGTGACCCTGACGCTGACGCTGGGCTTCAGTGTCGTCGGGGCACTGGTGGCCGTCGGCCTTCTCGTCGTGGCCCGGCTCGCGGTGAGTGCCTGGCAGCCCGCGTTCATCGTCGCGGTCACCCCGGCGGCGCTGGGCCGGACCGCCGCCGCCGCGGCGGCCATGGCGCTGCTTGCCGCGTGGGTCCCGGCCCGGCAGGTCAGCCGGGTCGATGCCGCGACCGCGTTCCGGAGCGGGTCATGA
- a CDS encoding gamma-glutamyltransferase, which produces MSVLAGGGNAVDAAIAAAFAVSVVEPFASGVGGGGSAIVASTGGEPLNYDYREVVAQDGTIPESGTGIPGFVAGMAALHEDHGRLDWAQLVQPAIDLAADGFPISDFLALRMRSDYGPAAVSDQRQFNGLGGIFPLGAGDELVQEELAETLTVLAEDGPQSFYTGSIADRLDDVDGIDLASLAAYDVVRSEPVRGRVGDYEIVSAAPALPGVALVQMLQVAEAMGIAGTEPGSADYVETLSNSWLVADGSVAQHLGDPAFVDVPVDELTDQARNADLADDITTSAASAEVFGSDNVAGAADLVPGNTTHITVVDADGLMVSMTNTITSFWGGGDAQAVGGFFLNNQLSRFAALDTPQNQPAPGRRSVSWATPTVVLDEQGRPVLGVGTPGGHQIPTILANVLARWALHDQPLEDAVAAPRFHLQDGTLTLEEPPSPELSARLDDLGWASDVVTVEEAVFGSVQALEVDHDSGEITGAEDNRREATFAVTATAR; this is translated from the coding sequence ATGAGCGTGCTGGCGGGCGGCGGCAACGCGGTCGACGCGGCGATCGCCGCAGCGTTCGCGGTGTCGGTGGTCGAGCCGTTCGCATCGGGGGTCGGCGGCGGCGGGTCGGCGATCGTGGCATCCACGGGCGGCGAGCCGCTGAACTACGACTATCGGGAGGTCGTCGCCCAGGACGGCACCATCCCCGAGTCCGGAACCGGCATCCCCGGGTTCGTCGCTGGTATGGCCGCCCTCCACGAGGACCACGGCCGACTGGACTGGGCACAGCTCGTCCAGCCCGCGATCGACCTCGCCGCCGACGGCTTCCCGATCTCGGACTTCCTCGCCCTGCGGATGCGCAGCGACTACGGACCGGCCGCCGTCTCCGACCAGCGGCAGTTCAACGGCCTCGGAGGCATCTTCCCCCTGGGCGCGGGCGACGAGCTCGTCCAAGAAGAGCTCGCGGAGACGCTCACCGTCCTCGCCGAGGACGGGCCACAAAGCTTCTACACCGGCTCGATTGCCGACCGGCTCGACGACGTCGACGGGATCGACCTCGCCTCGCTCGCCGCGTACGACGTGGTCCGCTCGGAGCCGGTCCGCGGGAGGGTCGGAGACTACGAGATCGTCTCGGCCGCCCCGGCCCTGCCCGGCGTGGCCCTCGTCCAGATGCTCCAGGTCGCCGAGGCGATGGGCATCGCCGGCACCGAACCGGGTTCGGCGGACTACGTCGAGACGCTCTCCAACAGCTGGCTGGTCGCGGACGGGTCGGTCGCGCAGCACCTCGGAGACCCCGCGTTCGTCGACGTCCCGGTCGACGAGCTCACCGACCAGGCCAGGAACGCCGACCTCGCCGACGACATCACGACCTCCGCCGCGTCCGCCGAAGTGTTCGGGTCGGACAACGTCGCCGGCGCCGCGGACCTGGTCCCGGGCAACACGACCCATATCACGGTCGTCGACGCCGACGGGTTGATGGTCTCGATGACCAACACGATCACGAGCTTCTGGGGCGGCGGCGACGCCCAGGCCGTCGGCGGGTTCTTCCTGAACAACCAGCTCTCCCGCTTCGCCGCGCTCGACACCCCGCAGAACCAGCCCGCACCGGGCCGGCGTTCGGTCAGCTGGGCCACCCCCACCGTCGTCCTCGACGAACAGGGCCGCCCGGTCCTGGGAGTGGGCACCCCCGGTGGCCACCAGATCCCGACCATCCTCGCCAATGTCCTTGCCCGCTGGGCGCTGCACGACCAGCCGCTCGAGGATGCCGTCGCGGCGCCCCGCTTCCACCTCCAGGACGGCACGCTCACCCTCGAGGAGCCCCCCTCCCCCGAGCTCTCCGCACGACTGGACGACCTCGGCTGGGCCAGCGACGTCGTCACCGTCGAGGAGGCCGTCTTCGGGTCGGTCCAGGCCCTCGAGGTCGACCACGACAGCGGAGAGATCACCGGGGCCGAGGACAACCGCCGGGAGGCGACGTTCGCCGTGACGGCCACCGCCCGGTAA
- a CDS encoding DUF418 domain-containing protein, whose protein sequence is MIVVNVGPRSGDSIAEVLYRLPLGRASLLFVLLAGVGISLLTRRARLPGGRLPWSTLLWRAGLLMAGGLALQLLDHGVSVILPTYALLFVIAIPLVRAGSRVVGLLAVALTVLGPVAWIGLQRIQGVTWDVRSATAADSPSEILHNVLLSSPYPVITWAGPFLLGMWLGRLDLADRALQHRMILFGAFATVIGRAVSLVLVAWQGDPAEAVGFDRLVTSVAHSQMPLWLISGTGSGVLVLGLLLRAGTVVERRLRPLVAAGQLALTIYVAHLLVLDLLVRPEPHVLAEGIAISLALSASALIFATWWRRNFDRGPLERLLRPPWREANAPDGLGEILTQRSAAPGRLSASR, encoded by the coding sequence ATGATCGTCGTTAACGTCGGCCCGCGCAGCGGGGACAGCATCGCCGAGGTCCTCTACCGGCTTCCCCTCGGGCGAGCCTCTCTCCTGTTCGTCCTCCTCGCCGGGGTGGGCATCTCGCTTCTCACGAGGCGGGCCCGTCTGCCGGGGGGCCGCCTACCCTGGTCCACCCTGCTCTGGCGCGCGGGCCTGCTCATGGCGGGAGGGCTTGCGCTTCAGTTGCTGGACCACGGCGTCAGCGTGATCCTGCCGACCTACGCCCTGCTGTTTGTCATCGCGATCCCGCTGGTTCGCGCGGGCAGCCGCGTCGTCGGGCTTCTTGCCGTCGCGCTCACCGTGCTTGGCCCAGTCGCATGGATCGGTCTGCAAAGGATTCAGGGGGTCACCTGGGACGTCCGGTCGGCGACGGCTGCCGACTCGCCGTCTGAGATCCTGCACAACGTACTTCTCTCGAGCCCCTATCCCGTCATCACGTGGGCCGGGCCTTTCCTGCTCGGCATGTGGCTGGGCCGACTCGATCTGGCTGACCGGGCCCTTCAGCACCGGATGATCCTGTTCGGTGCGTTTGCGACAGTGATCGGTCGCGCTGTGTCTCTGGTCCTGGTCGCATGGCAGGGTGATCCAGCAGAGGCCGTCGGGTTCGACCGACTGGTGACCTCGGTTGCCCACTCACAGATGCCGCTCTGGTTGATCAGTGGCACGGGGAGCGGTGTCCTCGTCCTCGGTCTGCTGTTGCGAGCCGGCACCGTTGTGGAACGCCGACTGCGGCCGCTGGTCGCCGCGGGACAGCTGGCACTGACGATCTACGTGGCCCACCTCCTGGTTCTCGATCTGCTCGTCCGGCCCGAGCCTCACGTCCTCGCCGAGGGCATCGCCATCAGCCTCGCCCTGAGCGCCTCAGCACTGATCTTCGCGACCTGGTGGCGCCGGAACTTCGACCGCGGACCGCTTGAACGGCTGCTCCGGCCGCCGTGGAGAGAGGCGAACGCCCCGGACGGGCTCGGCGAGATCCTCACCCAGCGGTCGGCCGCTCCCGGACGACTTTCTGCCTCCCGGTAA
- the istA gene encoding IS21 family transposase, producing MKSAEEIMEILEAFDLTGSYRDAGELAGVSHHTVARYVAARDAGRLSERPAARPQLIDEFLPKVEEWVDKSNGKIRADIAHDKLVALGFTGSERTTRRAVAAVKKAYRQGRARVHRPWVTEPGLWLQYDFGDGPVIDGARTVLFCAWLAWSRFRVVLAIRDKTMPSVFAALDQVFRVLGGVPTYVLTDNEKTVTVEHIAGMAVRNPQMVAFARHYGVSVLTCEPADPASKGGTEATVKVAKADLVPKETNLLPGYASFAELEAACQAFTDLVNHRVHRVTRRVPAEMLAEERARLHALPAAPHTVAFGLTRQVPANSPMVTFEAGQYSVPHHLLGERVWVRTYGAGPGEQVVIVHAGESGPVEVARHARATPGSPSIDDAHFPPAPAGALERRPRPKSAAEIEFLALGDGARLWLSEAAAAGTTKMRVKMAEAVALAKLFDPGEVDWALGHAAVHARFAEADLPSILNHAGTSDGEVHRAGEDRSLTQGTAGWAALGQQPPASPGVEEVA from the coding sequence GTGAAGTCTGCCGAGGAGATCATGGAAATTCTCGAAGCGTTTGATCTGACTGGTTCGTACAGGGACGCCGGCGAGCTCGCCGGGGTCTCCCATCACACCGTCGCCCGATACGTCGCCGCTCGTGACGCGGGACGGTTGAGCGAGAGGCCGGCGGCCCGTCCGCAGCTGATCGATGAGTTCTTGCCCAAGGTCGAGGAGTGGGTGGACAAGAGCAACGGCAAGATCCGCGCCGACATCGCCCATGACAAGCTGGTTGCCCTGGGATTCACCGGGTCGGAGCGGACAACCCGCCGGGCGGTCGCGGCGGTGAAGAAGGCTTACCGGCAGGGCAGGGCCCGGGTGCATCGGCCCTGGGTCACCGAGCCGGGGCTGTGGTTGCAGTACGACTTCGGTGACGGCCCGGTCATCGACGGCGCGCGGACGGTGTTGTTCTGCGCGTGGCTGGCGTGGTCGAGGTTCCGGGTCGTGCTGGCGATCAGGGACAAGACGATGCCGAGCGTGTTCGCCGCCCTGGACCAGGTCTTCCGGGTTCTGGGTGGGGTGCCGACGTATGTGCTGACCGACAACGAGAAGACCGTCACCGTCGAGCACATCGCCGGGATGGCGGTGCGGAACCCGCAGATGGTGGCCTTCGCCCGGCACTACGGGGTCAGCGTGCTCACGTGCGAGCCGGCCGACCCGGCAAGCAAGGGCGGGACGGAGGCCACGGTCAAGGTCGCCAAGGCCGACCTGGTCCCGAAGGAGACGAACCTGCTGCCCGGTTACGCCTCGTTCGCCGAGCTCGAGGCGGCCTGTCAGGCGTTCACCGATCTGGTCAATCACCGGGTCCACCGGGTCACCCGGCGGGTCCCGGCGGAGATGCTGGCCGAGGAACGCGCCCGCCTGCATGCCCTGCCGGCGGCCCCGCACACGGTCGCGTTCGGGCTGACACGGCAGGTGCCGGCGAACTCCCCGATGGTGACCTTCGAGGCCGGGCAGTACTCCGTGCCGCATCACCTCCTCGGGGAGAGGGTGTGGGTCCGCACCTACGGCGCCGGGCCTGGGGAGCAGGTCGTCATCGTCCACGCCGGCGAGTCCGGCCCGGTCGAGGTCGCCCGCCACGCCCGCGCCACACCGGGCTCCCCGAGCATCGACGACGCGCACTTCCCGCCCGCCCCGGCCGGTGCCCTGGAGCGCCGGCCGCGTCCGAAGAGCGCCGCGGAGATCGAGTTCCTCGCCCTGGGTGACGGGGCCCGGCTCTGGCTGAGCGAGGCCGCCGCGGCCGGCACGACGAAGATGCGGGTCAAGATGGCCGAGGCCGTCGCCCTGGCCAAGCTCTTCGATCCCGGTGAGGTCGACTGGGCCCTGGGCCACGCCGCCGTCCACGCCCGCTTCGCCGAGGCCGACCTGCCCTCGATCCTGAACCACGCGGGCACGAGCGACGGTGAGGTCCACCGCGCCGGGGAGGACCGCTCCTTGACCCAGGGCACCGCCGGCTGGGCCGCCCTGGGCCAGCAACCGCCCGCCAGCCCCGGCGTCGAGGAGGTGGCCTGA
- the istB gene encoding IS21-like element helper ATPase IstB: MTTTTTRTSVPALGVPSAPPLPGDLEALLRRLRLPHIRHQAPEVIATAKAQRWEPVEVLRALFAEEAAGRDRASLATRRTAAGFPTGKTFDAWDEAASSIPVPTQHALRTLEWVHRKENLVVCGPSGTGKTFLLEALGHQAVEQGLRVSWFTLEDLGALLRRHRADDTVTKAIAKVLRADLVVVDDIGLLPVATDAAEGLYRLVDAAYEKRAVAISSNLHPAGFDELMPKTIATATVDRLLHHAHVCQTSGESVRLSQALSGRGVTPLA, translated from the coding sequence ATGACCACCACGACCACACGCACGAGCGTGCCGGCCCTGGGAGTGCCGTCCGCGCCGCCGCTACCCGGCGACCTCGAGGCCCTGCTCCGCCGGCTGCGCCTGCCCCACATCCGCCACCAGGCACCCGAGGTCATCGCCACCGCCAAGGCCCAACGCTGGGAACCCGTCGAGGTTCTACGGGCCCTGTTCGCCGAGGAGGCCGCCGGCCGGGACCGGGCCTCCCTGGCCACCCGCCGGACCGCGGCCGGGTTCCCCACCGGCAAGACGTTCGACGCCTGGGACGAGGCCGCGTCCTCGATCCCGGTCCCGACCCAGCACGCGCTACGGACCCTGGAGTGGGTCCACCGCAAGGAGAACCTCGTCGTCTGCGGGCCGTCGGGGACCGGGAAGACGTTCCTGCTCGAGGCCCTGGGGCACCAAGCCGTCGAGCAAGGCCTGCGGGTCTCGTGGTTCACCCTCGAAGACCTCGGCGCCCTCCTGCGCAGGCACCGCGCCGACGACACCGTCACCAAGGCCATCGCGAAGGTGCTGCGCGCCGACCTCGTGGTCGTCGACGACATCGGCCTCCTCCCGGTCGCCACCGACGCCGCCGAGGGCCTCTACCGCCTCGTCGACGCCGCCTACGAGAAACGAGCCGTCGCGATCAGCTCCAACCTCCACCCCGCCGGGTTCGACGAGCTCATGCCCAAGACCATCGCCACCGCGACCGTCGACCGGCTCCTCCACCACGCCCACGTCTGCCAGACCAGCGGCGAGTCCGTCCGCCTGTCCCAGGCCCTCTCCGGTCGAGGAGTGACGCCCTTGGCCTGA
- a CDS encoding FAD-dependent oxidoreductase codes for MPVRAGRHLSPWVETMSPPDLGSTAFRDVPADVVVIGAGITGITAALLLQRAGLRVVVVEAEQVGRSVTTASTVKVTFGHKTLYSTIEQGLGLDAAAAYAQANVAGFGQLLDLARSLSTDCMLEHGHPHIIYAEREDEVEQIQKEADVAQRIGLPVSLGHEAPVPFPVAAAVTFENQAHFHPGRYLAALAETFVREGGTVIEGVRARDVDEDGGVCQVDTTAGCLSAAHVVVATQYPFLDRGGQFAQLSARRSYGIAGVLPDGVPAGMTINVGSPTHSTRSATLGGEKLLIVVGEGHEVGHVTDSAERWVRLEQWAQERFGVTEFRNHWSAQETSTPDHVPFVGFIAPGSHRIYTATGYDGWGMTNGTAAAILIRDLIVGEHNPWAATFDARRAETSLPGKGFTKHNLHVAKTWVKDRVGGAPTGSLQDLRAGDAAVLDVSGERTAAYRDEQGELHMVSAVCTHMGCDVAWNDGEKSWDCPCHGSRFNYDGAVLHGPATSPLLPRSPE; via the coding sequence ATGCCCGTTCGCGCCGGACGCCACCTCTCGCCGTGGGTGGAGACGATGTCTCCGCCTGATCTCGGCTCCACCGCGTTTCGAGACGTCCCAGCCGACGTCGTCGTCATCGGTGCAGGCATTACCGGGATCACGGCCGCGCTTCTGCTGCAGCGAGCCGGGCTGCGGGTGGTCGTGGTGGAGGCGGAGCAGGTCGGCAGGTCAGTGACCACGGCCTCCACGGTCAAGGTCACCTTCGGCCACAAAACGCTCTACTCGACGATCGAGCAGGGCCTTGGTCTGGACGCCGCTGCAGCGTATGCCCAGGCCAACGTTGCCGGATTCGGCCAGCTCCTGGACCTCGCCCGTTCCCTGAGTACCGACTGCATGCTCGAGCACGGACACCCGCACATCATCTACGCCGAGCGCGAGGATGAGGTCGAACAGATCCAGAAGGAGGCCGATGTCGCGCAGCGGATCGGGCTGCCGGTCTCACTCGGCCACGAGGCGCCGGTGCCGTTCCCGGTGGCAGCAGCGGTGACCTTCGAAAATCAGGCGCATTTCCACCCCGGGCGGTACCTCGCCGCTCTTGCCGAGACGTTCGTCCGTGAGGGCGGCACCGTGATCGAGGGGGTGCGGGCCCGTGACGTCGATGAGGACGGCGGCGTGTGCCAGGTTGACACGACCGCCGGGTGTCTCTCGGCCGCGCACGTCGTCGTCGCCACCCAGTACCCGTTCTTGGACCGGGGCGGGCAGTTCGCTCAGCTGAGCGCACGCCGCTCGTACGGGATCGCCGGGGTGCTCCCGGACGGGGTCCCCGCGGGGATGACGATTAACGTTGGTTCGCCCACCCACTCCACCCGCAGCGCCACGCTCGGTGGGGAAAAGCTGTTGATCGTGGTGGGCGAGGGCCACGAGGTCGGGCATGTCACCGACAGCGCCGAGCGGTGGGTGCGGCTGGAACAGTGGGCGCAGGAACGGTTCGGGGTCACCGAGTTCCGCAACCACTGGTCCGCGCAGGAGACCAGCACGCCGGACCACGTCCCGTTTGTCGGGTTCATCGCCCCCGGGTCGCATCGTATTTACACCGCGACCGGGTACGACGGGTGGGGCATGACCAACGGCACCGCCGCCGCGATACTCATCCGCGACCTCATCGTGGGTGAACACAACCCCTGGGCGGCCACGTTCGACGCTCGCCGCGCCGAGACCTCCTTGCCAGGCAAGGGGTTCACCAAACACAACCTCCATGTCGCGAAGACGTGGGTGAAGGACCGGGTGGGCGGTGCGCCGACCGGTTCCCTTCAGGACCTGCGAGCTGGTGACGCGGCCGTCCTCGATGTCAGCGGCGAACGGACAGCTGCCTACCGCGACGAACAGGGCGAACTGCACATGGTCTCGGCCGTGTGCACACACATGGGGTGCGACGTCGCCTGGAACGACGGCGAGAAAAGTTGGGACTGCCCCTGCCACGGTTCGCGATTCAACTACGACGGGGCGGTCCTCCACGGACCGGCTACGAGCCCTCTGCTACCGCGTTCTCCGGAGTGA
- a CDS encoding DUF305 domain-containing protein, protein MSTSQQHGSDAEHDNGGDRSGHTKKMYLRFAAMILTAMVVMYWVMFVGSWEWSHVRFSESRVFMALAMGGSMGLVMLAWMLNMYKNTKANVAIVAVSVLLFGGAVFLDRSQTTVADNDFMQAMIPHHSLAITRAERSQLSDVRVCELAVEISEAQRREIDEMDWLIEDIRENGVVTTQAELEARPVPDFDVAADRTCAPE, encoded by the coding sequence GTGTCCACAAGTCAGCAGCACGGATCTGACGCGGAGCACGACAACGGCGGAGACAGGTCCGGCCACACGAAGAAGATGTACCTGCGGTTCGCGGCGATGATCTTGACGGCGATGGTCGTCATGTACTGGGTGATGTTCGTCGGCTCATGGGAGTGGAGCCACGTCCGCTTCAGCGAGAGCCGGGTGTTCATGGCGCTGGCCATGGGCGGCTCCATGGGGCTGGTCATGCTGGCCTGGATGCTGAACATGTACAAGAACACCAAGGCTAACGTGGCGATCGTGGCCGTCAGCGTCCTGCTGTTCGGCGGAGCGGTGTTCCTGGACCGTAGTCAGACCACGGTGGCTGACAACGACTTCATGCAGGCGATGATCCCGCACCACTCCTTGGCCATCACCCGTGCCGAGCGTTCCCAGCTGTCCGACGTCCGGGTGTGCGAGCTCGCCGTGGAGATCAGCGAGGCACAGCGCCGCGAGATCGACGAGATGGACTGGCTCATTGAGGACATTCGGGAGAACGGCGTGGTGACTACGCAAGCGGAGCTTGAGGCTCGCCCGGTCCCGGACTTCGACGTCGCCGCCGACCGCACCTGCGCACCGGAGTGA
- a CDS encoding heavy metal-responsive transcriptional regulator produces the protein MDEMLIGELAEAVGVTSQTVRFYERKGLLPDAERGANGYRVYDDSTLVRLRFINVAQAAGLTLSEIRSIIDLRDDGTVPCAHVATLIDTKLADVRTRIRHLAALQAELEAIREHSHLLDPADCTDNDICHILSSAPKDH, from the coding sequence ATGGACGAGATGTTGATCGGTGAGCTTGCCGAGGCTGTCGGCGTGACCAGCCAGACCGTCCGGTTCTACGAGCGCAAGGGCCTCTTGCCCGACGCCGAACGGGGCGCCAACGGCTACCGGGTCTACGACGACTCCACGCTGGTCCGGTTGCGCTTCATCAACGTGGCACAGGCTGCCGGGCTCACCCTCTCCGAGATCCGCAGCATCATCGACCTCCGCGATGACGGGACCGTGCCCTGCGCGCACGTGGCCACGCTCATCGACACCAAGCTCGCTGACGTCCGGACACGAATCAGACACCTTGCCGCATTACAGGCCGAGCTCGAAGCAATCCGCGAGCACAGCCACCTGCTCGACCCCGCCGACTGCACAGACAACGACATCTGCCACATCCTCAGTAGCGCGCCGAAGGATCACTAG